From Halanaerobium saccharolyticum subsp. saccharolyticum DSM 6643:
TCTAGTTCAACACAAACACTGTCAGGTTGTTCCGTTTCTATAACTTCTTTAACCTGTTCCGCACTCTTTTTGGAAATATGAGCAGTTGGAATTAAAATTATCTCTTTACCAGCATACTCAAGTCTTTGAATATTATCTTCGTCCATAAAAACAGCTCCTTCTTAAAATTCTCTCACTTACTTATTATATCATTAATGAAAGAATTATCAAAAAAACTTATTGGTAAAAAAATCATAGACTCGATCAGGAAGCAGCCAGCGAAAAAATATAATAAGTTTTGCATGAGTTGGAACTGCGTATCTCGCTTTAGGATGAGAACTTTCAGCTGCTCTTATAATTGCTGAAGCAACAACAGCTGGTTCTGCTGCCATCCCATGATCACCATACATTTCTTTATATTTTGAAGCTTTTCTTTGAGCATGTTTTTGATAAATACCGTTTCCTGAAGTTTTCATTAAATTTTCACCAGCTGTTTTAGCCCAGTTAGTCTCAATTGCTCCTGGTTCAATTAAAATAACATCAATCCCAAATTCTTTTAATTCATTTCTAAGACAATCACTCAAACCTTCAAGAGCAAATTTGCTGGCATGATACCAACCTCCAAGAGGAGTCCATATTTTACCCGCAATAGAAGATATATTGATAATTTTTCCCATCTTATTTTCTCTCATTTTTGGAATTACTAATTTTGTCAATTCTGATAAACCAAATAAATTTACTTCAAATTGTCTTTTCACTTCTTCTAAAGGGACTTCTTCAACAGCGCCATAGGCTCCATAACCAGCATTATTTATTAGAATATCAATTCTTCCTTCTCGACTTATAATTTCATTTATACAATTTTCTCTCATCTCAGCTTCGGTAATATCCATTAAAATATAATGACCATTCTCATAATTATTTAAATATTGTAGTTTTGCTTCAGTTCTGGCGGCACCATAAACTATATAATCTTTTTCTAAAAATTTTTTTGCAGTAGAGCGACCAATACCACTAGAAGCACCAGTTATTAAAACTATTTTTTGAGTCACAATTGACCTCCTAAATTAATTTCTTTGCAAAAAAACTATCTTTACTATTCTTCTTTCTTATTATTTTTCTTCATTCTTTCTAAAATTTTCTACTTCTTCTGAAAGTGTGTTGAATTCTCGATCTGCTATTTCCAGCATACCGGCCAGTGCATAAAATCGCCTCTGTAGGTATTTGGGAAGTTTACCCTTAAATTTATAATTGCGATCATGTTCGATTTCTGCCCAGGCATGCTGTAAAATGCTTCTAATTTGTATTTCAAATTTTACTCCTGCAAAGCCCTCAAGTTCTGTAGCAGCTATTTTATCACTACTTAATTCTGCTATGTAGTGAATTGATTTATAACCCATCTTATCAGCATCAAGTAAATCAGATTTATCTTCACTTCTTTCATAATCAATTTTAAATAAATCTTTAATAATATCACTTATTTGATGAATTTCCTTTTCAAATAATGTAATAATTCTTATCCCAACTAAATCAGTTATCTCCTTAACTGGATTTTCATATTTTTCACGCAGGGCTTTATTTCTAAAGCTATTAACAGATTTAACTCTGCTTTCTATACTGTGAAAAGTTATATCATTTTCTTTTAAAGCTTCTCTTAAAATAACCTCTACTTCTGCTTTTAAATTCAAATATTTATGTCTCTCTTTTTCATACCATTTAACTGCTTCATTTACTTTTTTTCTATTTGCCATATTAATTCCCCCCAAATAAATGCAGTATTGATTTAATATTAAAGATTAATTATAGATTTTTAGACATTATTTTAATAGTCATTTTTTTTCAATTTATAATAAAGTTCAGCATTAACTGAGTCGTAATAAGGCTGTACAAATAATATCCCTATTCCAAAAAACAGTGCACCTAAGATAAACCAGCCTAAAAATGATAAATCGAGTATAAATATATTCATTTTTTCTCCAGCAGTCATTTCTCTGCTGAGGTCAAGAACTCTATTATGATTTAGTTCCGGATTTTCAGCCAAAATATAGGGAACAAATCGGTATTCATACATCTTAATAATCCCGGGAATAATTAATAACAGAGTCCATAAGAAAATATAAATGCCTCTAAATAATAGAGTAGTAACTATGTTTTGGTAATTTTTTTTATTAAAATATTTTAAAAGATATGAAAGATTAGAATTACCCCTACT
This genomic window contains:
- a CDS encoding oxidoreductase — translated: MTQKIVLITGASSGIGRSTAKKFLEKDYIVYGAARTEAKLQYLNNYENGHYILMDITEAEMRENCINEIISREGRIDILINNAGYGAYGAVEEVPLEEVKRQFEVNLFGLSELTKLVIPKMRENKMGKIINISSIAGKIWTPLGGWYHASKFALEGLSDCLRNELKEFGIDVILIEPGAIETNWAKTAGENLMKTSGNGIYQKHAQRKASKYKEMYGDHGMAAEPAVVASAIIRAAESSHPKARYAVPTHAKLIIFFRWLLPDRVYDFFTNKFF
- a CDS encoding DUF975 family protein, translated to MWNRKELKEKGKINLKGFYWNSFLVSLILIISGGSHNKLDLGGSSGSTGTTNGTDDFTLKIAFFALLVFLIFWILRIFLGYILEVGGRKYFIELSRGNSNLSYLLKYFNKKNYQNIVTTLLFRGIYIFLWTLLLIIPGIIKMYEYRFVPYILAENPELNHNRVLDLSREMTAGEKMNIFILDLSFLGWFILGALFFGIGILFVQPYYDSVNAELYYKLKKNDY
- a CDS encoding GTP pyrophosphokinase gives rise to the protein MANRKKVNEAVKWYEKERHKYLNLKAEVEVILREALKENDITFHSIESRVKSVNSFRNKALREKYENPVKEITDLVGIRIITLFEKEIHQISDIIKDLFKIDYERSEDKSDLLDADKMGYKSIHYIAELSSDKIAATELEGFAGVKFEIQIRSILQHAWAEIEHDRNYKFKGKLPKYLQRRFYALAGMLEIADREFNTLSEEVENFRKNEEK